From Micromonospora sp. NBC_01699, a single genomic window includes:
- a CDS encoding AEC family transporter: protein MRGVLTGFTVIWTVTLAGYLIGRTGLLGPDGTTVLARLAFFVAAPALLFTTLARSSLAEVFTPALAVFVLSTVLVAAAYLALARWVWHRPAGEATVGALSASYVNAANLGLPVAAYVLGDASFVAPVLLFQVLLASPLALGVLDASATGARPSARRLALLPARNPIMLGCAAGLAVAVSGVPLPDPVMRPFELVGSAAVPLALLALGMSLPGSRPLRGGPEAVERYTAVGLKVLVQPALAYLIGRFALGLGGPTLLAAVVTSALPTAQNVFVYATRYGRAESLARDAVVLSTLAAAVTLVVIAAWLG, encoded by the coding sequence GTGCGGGGAGTACTGACCGGTTTCACGGTCATCTGGACGGTCACGCTCGCCGGTTACCTGATCGGCCGCACCGGCCTGCTCGGCCCCGACGGCACGACGGTACTGGCCCGACTCGCCTTCTTCGTCGCCGCCCCGGCACTGCTGTTCACCACGCTGGCGCGTTCCTCGCTCGCCGAGGTGTTCACCCCGGCCCTGGCCGTCTTCGTGCTCAGTACGGTACTGGTCGCGGCGGCCTACCTGGCGCTCGCCCGCTGGGTGTGGCACCGACCGGCCGGCGAGGCGACGGTCGGCGCGCTCAGCGCCTCGTACGTCAACGCGGCGAACCTCGGCCTGCCGGTGGCCGCGTACGTCCTCGGCGACGCGTCCTTCGTGGCGCCGGTGCTGCTGTTCCAGGTGCTGCTGGCCTCGCCGCTCGCGCTCGGCGTGCTGGACGCCAGCGCCACCGGAGCCCGCCCCTCGGCCCGGCGACTCGCCCTGCTGCCGGCCCGCAATCCGATCATGCTGGGCTGCGCCGCCGGGCTGGCCGTCGCGGTCAGCGGCGTACCGCTGCCGGATCCGGTGATGCGGCCGTTCGAGCTGGTCGGGTCGGCCGCCGTACCGCTGGCTCTGCTCGCCCTCGGCATGTCGCTGCCCGGCAGCCGGCCGCTGCGCGGCGGCCCGGAGGCGGTCGAACGCTACACCGCGGTCGGCCTCAAGGTGCTGGTCCAACCGGCACTGGCCTACCTGATCGGACGGTTCGCCCTCGGGCTCGGCGGGCCGACGCTGCTCGCGGCGGTGGTCACCTCGGCCCTGCCGACGGCGCAGAACGTCTTCGTCTACGCCACCCGGTACGGGCGGGCCGAGTCACTGGCCCGGGACGCCGTCGTGCTGTCCACCCTCGCCGCCGCCGTGACCCTGGTGGTCATCGCGGCCTGGCTGGGCTGA
- a CDS encoding winged helix-turn-helix domain-containing protein has protein sequence MSVSPASSRAGWHTSQPTGPGRPPGAQRRPPSAGAPALTVTLSIPLGGEEVLTPSAQRLLDAARELLEHGQATVISGQSLGDRRTAEPAALRPPARPATPEPNDAGQVSTEASAADPTSPEVRILAASRSVLLDDQPLPLTRLEFDLLLHLVEHPRRVFTRLQLLAAVWGYEHTGVRTVDVHVRRLRGKVGADVPLVTTVYGVGYRLADEARITIDQTG, from the coding sequence ATGTCGGTCAGCCCCGCCTCGTCGCGTGCCGGATGGCACACGTCCCAGCCAACGGGACCTGGTCGCCCGCCGGGTGCCCAGCGGCGCCCGCCCAGCGCAGGGGCGCCCGCGCTGACCGTGACACTGTCCATTCCGCTCGGTGGGGAGGAGGTGCTGACCCCGTCGGCGCAGCGGCTGCTCGACGCCGCCCGCGAACTGCTCGAACACGGGCAGGCCACGGTCATCTCCGGACAGTCCCTCGGCGACCGGCGTACCGCCGAGCCGGCGGCGCTGCGACCACCGGCCCGACCCGCGACGCCGGAGCCGAACGACGCCGGCCAGGTCTCGACCGAAGCGTCCGCCGCCGACCCGACCTCGCCCGAGGTGCGCATCCTCGCCGCGTCCCGCTCCGTGCTGCTCGACGACCAACCACTGCCGCTGACCCGGCTGGAGTTCGACCTTCTGCTGCACCTGGTCGAGCACCCCCGGCGGGTCTTCACCCGGCTGCAACTGCTCGCCGCCGTCTGGGGCTACGAGCACACCGGCGTACGCACGGTCGACGTGCACGTACGTCGGCTGCGCGGCAAGGTCGGCGCGGACGTCCCCCTGGTCACCACCGTGTACGGGGTGGGCTACCGACTCGCCGACGAGGCGCGGATCACCATCGACCAGACCGGCTGA